tccttactcagcaggacactgcttctccctttccctctgtttgccattccccctgcttgttcattctctctctctaataaataaataaaatctttaaaaataaataaataaataaataaaatacaaataaataaaaacaagaacaaaaacgtCTGCTTTCTGCTATTAATAATTTATCTCAACTTAATCACTCTAAATAGTTAAGATATTCTAGCAAACTATACATAACAGTAATCAAAGACATATTTTCTAAGTacaggttttcattttcaaactattaaaacagtaaaataatatgtatcgtttctttaaaaaagttcaaGGAGGTACTTGAAAGATTTTATACTGCAGTAATGTCATCATTTTGATGACCAATTAAAATACCCAACTTAAAAAGTTTGACTATTTCAGTGATTTGATCATCAGATTGTCTCTGATTGTTTATGACTGTAGGTAAATAGAAATgcacaacaggggcgcctgggtggcacagcagttaagcgtctgccttcggctcagggcgtgatcccggcgttatgggatcgatccccacatcaggctcttccgctatgagcctgcttcttcctctcccactcctcctgcttgtgttccctctctcactggctgtctctatcgctgtcaaataaataaataaaatctttaaaaaaaaaaaaagaaatgcacaagTCTAAAATTAAGGTTAACAATGTCACTTTAAACTAATTATGACAGTTATCTTGAAGGTAAGATGCTTTAGTCCCAGGAATCCTTATATAGTGCCTTTATATAAAAGTGATctattattggggcgcctgggtggcacagcggttaagcatctgccttcgattcagggcgtgatcccggcgttccgggatcgagccccacatcaggctcttccgctatgagcctgcttcttcctctcccactccccctgcttgtgttccctctctcgctggctgtctctatcgctgtcaaataaataaataaaatctttaaaaaaaaaaaaaagaaatgcacaagTCTAAAATTAAGGTTAACAATGTCACTTTAAACTAATTATGACAGTTATCTTGAAGGTAAGATGCTTTAGTCCCAGGAATCCTTATATAGTGCCTTTATATAAAAGTGATctattattggggcgcctgggtggctcagtcggttaagcatctgccttcagctcaggtcatgatctcagggtcctgggatagagccctgcattgggctccctgctcagcagggagcctgcttctccctctccctcttcctcttcctgccgctcccccctgcttgtgtgctctctctctgtctgtatcaaataaacaaaatctttaaaaaaaaaaaaaaagtgatctatTATTTAAGAACACTTTACTGAGAGATAGATAAAATTGGAATCATGTAACCCTCACAAAACTAATAAAGGAGGCATATCTCTGATATGTCTCTAGTGTCAAGCTGGGAGCAAAAGCCTgggtgagaagagaaaaataacccTGAGTCCCTAACCTGTCCAAAACATTTTCTCTCAGTCTCCTGCAAGAAACCTTACTTGTCAAATAATTTCTTGTCCTATGAGCTAATCAAATCTGTTCACATTGCCTTATCAATCAACTCTAAAAGCTAACTGTACTTTAAttcttgaatgaaaaataaaaatattaaatatcagatataaaaaaatacttaataaaaagtcaacatttatttccaaataaaacatttcatcttACCAAAATGAACcaacccaaaaaacagaaattgtGGCAGAAACTATTACTTTGAGATCAGACTGCATCTGGCTTTAAGACAATCTTAAAAGGACAATACACTGTATGATTACAAGAAAAACACGATTCACAAATGTTGACATCACAGAGGcacaaaatcacattttatatctTTAGCTATTGAATTACTAGGAACAATTCAAGAAGCTTCAAAAGAATCAAAGACTAAAAAGCCAAGTTAGGTAACAAGTCTAGTATGTCAACTATGTTGTTTTGTGGGACGTACATACCATCAATACTACGGAAATCCAGTAAGTATGTTCTACTATCCACTTGGTATAACTGCAGACTCATTTTGGAGTATGTACTTGTCACAGGATTCTTCCTTCGAACACGCAAATAATAGGGGTTTACAACCTAGTGTATGGTatggacaaaaacaaaaatcaaaagaaattccTCTAGAAAAGATTTTATAGGCTACAGGTTTTCCAAATGTGCTTATAATCAGAATGCCTTTCTCTCTTACCTTCCATTCATAATCCAGCTGTTTAATTGCTCTACAAACTTCTGCCATGATATCATTCGGTCGACTTTGACTTCTAATTCCCAAATGCCATTTTGCTTTCCTTACACCTTGGTGTTTGGATTTCTGTGGATTTAATTCATCGAGGGTGTGGCGTGCTCTTGGTGTTTCAGCAACCAAGAATGGTACTCTTTCAGGATGGGGCCGAGTGAAGTGGTGATCATCGAGAAAAGAATCAGGTGGGCTTGTCGCCAAGTAAAAATCTTTGGCCTCATTCATTATTCTCCTGTTATCTATTATGAGGTGGTAGGCAACTGCCAAAGGGTCCTGGTGATTTCTGTTATAAAGGCAGCTCAGAACCTCCTCTTCTGAGCACTCAAATTTTTCACATACTTCTTTTAAGGCTTCATCATCAATCATGGTTGAACTGTATGATGGATCCTCGggaaaaagatattttggaaGATCTTGTTTAAACCATTCATGTTCCCTAAGAGAAAATGGCAGGGTCAGGAGGAAGATTTTGAGTAGAGATGAGACTACAAGTAACAGTTTGGGGAATTTAGGATAtagattcatttatatttatattcatattgtattttcattttttcaaactGAGACTTTCCTCTTCTGGCTCACATTTCATTGTGTATACTGGAGGAAATGCTCCAACCTCCTTCTGGTTTTAAGAGGGAGAAAGCAGTGCTGTACCAACAGGAAAAGAAACGTCTACACTTTTCCTTAAAGTTTTGGCATAAATGACAATGACAAACAAATGATGAAGACCAGCTTATTTCCACCTCAAAAAGAACATATTCTGCGGCTTCATTGTAATTCTCTTTTGAAATAATGTTAGgtgaaaaaaccaaaacagacaaGTATCATTCACTGAATGCTTATTATGTGGTAGGTTTTAGGCTAAACACTTCCTATACATTATCTCATCTCATAAAACAACTCTATGAAGTTAAGAACATCTCCTCATTTTTAATGAAGGAACTGAGAGTTTCCTAACTTCATATATAAAAGGATATGTTTGACCTGAACTGTGTCAAAAACTGCTAAAACGATAAACATCAAGAAAGGAAAACACCCAAAGAACAATGACTATCTTCTGGGTGACAGAATTAAAGATCATTTTAGTTCTCTATTTTTTGGGTGTTTTCTAAGTCTTTTCCAGTCGTCACGTACTAcatttaaattggaaaaaaacatgtaaaagataagaaacagcatctttcatttagatattttaaattttagagaatGATTTGTCCTTTTTCAGTGGCGGTACAAACATGCCCCTCCATATAAAACTTACAAACCTGTTAATTTCACATGTGATTCAATGTATACTACCCCAAAACCACACGTCATTGATTAAATTAAACTGTCCTCATTACTTgagatgaacaaaagaaaaaacagagtaACTGAAAAGATCAGAACTCAAATAGTGACACAGAAATTTACTACTACTGAAAAGCATTAATCCTAATGAGAATACATAAAAGTCAAATATGAGGCATACtacagaaaatcttaaagaacCACTACAAATGTAAAATCCCACCAGGGTCCTTTTTATTTCACAttagttattttttcaaatttaaaaacgAATGTAATATTCACTGTTACAATTTCAAAGAAAGATCCATAAGTAAAAAGTGAAAGTCCTCCCTACTACTAATCTTACCCGAATAGCctgtttaatgtgtatttttaaataccaaaatacaataaatgtgcctatatactatattttttcaACATAAAATTGGCGCTACATTGTACATTCTGTCTGCAACTTATTCTTTCACTTAACTTGTATCATTGAAACTATTAGATCTGATAATCTCCAAGCTGCATTATTACCTGATATCTTTGATTGTGGCCCTCTTCATGGGATCCACCTGTAGCATATGTTTCAAAAGGCTAATCACAGACGGATTTAAATACTGAGGGGTATAAAAGATCCCATCACATATCTTCTTAAAAAGAGTTGGCACATGATCATCATCAAATGGAAGGGTTCCACATAATAAAGCATAGAGAATAACCCCACTGCTCCATATATCTACCTCTGGACCTGCATACAATCTGTAACAAGAAATATCAATTGGATGAAATAATCACTAGTAACTTGAGAGTCAATCAAttaaccaaaaattttaaatatggataCTTCATAAAGAATTATTACAGTATGGTTTCTATAGTCATTGCTACACACTACACATCAAGATTCTATACTAATTctatcagtattttcttttaaaacaagtcAAGAATTTTAAGTTTAGACTACAGCTAAAATTTTGTTCTTACTGCCTTACCATGGTCCTTGTAACATCAATTAAGAATGTTCTTTAGTGATGAACTCTAAACCCACTCTGTCCCAATTGCCCAAGACCTCCTACCAAGGCAAAAGGGGCCTGAGGCTGTGGAAGAAAGCCAAGCTGACTGGTTCACAGAAGATTCTAAACTGGTATTTGCAATATACTGTAGCCAACTGACTTAACTACCACAGGCTGTTGGGTCAAAGTCTGGTTTTGGGGAAAGGATGTCTATAAACTGATCAAATAAATTGTTGAACTGATCCATAAATACTGCTTTGAGTAAAAGTTCCCGTTCATCCAGACCTCACAGGAAGACTTTATCCAAACTGGAAAAGTAGACTTCAGTAATGGCCcatgtatatatgcacatttcaatacatttcttttgtttatttaattaacaCTGCCGCCAGGTCTTGAATTGTATTCTTTCAAAACAATTTACATGACACAAATgaagtaatttaaaaacattttttaacattaagctgatataaaaagataatgaaccttgacaaatttaaaattagataCTTCTGCATTATTCATAGCCTTGCCTTTACCCAAATATAATTTCTCTGAGCAGACTAGGCAAGCAAGCTTATGAAAACAGACAGAAAATACTGTAATATTTCCTCATTCTGAATTAGGATGTGAAACATCCAAACAAAGAAACATGATTTGAGTGTAAAGTTATTAAAAGTTAATTACAAAAATTAGTAAACAAACTTAGCCGTCTGTTTTCAATCTCAGTAGAAGAGTGAAGAACAATTActctttagaaaattaaattttcctgCCATCTAAGCTATTTGAAAAGCTGCACTGTACAAAGATCCTCATGTTCTCAATGCCAGTGATCAGTAATTGAGAGGTTAGAATTCTTATAATGTTGTAGTCTctagaagatttaaaaatgaaaaattcaaaataaatgagtCTGAAGATTTTATCATACTTCAATTCCCCAAGACACCTTAGCATAAACAAAAAGCTACTACAAAATGCCTTTCTATCGGtgtgcctgggtagctcggtcagttaagcatccaactcttatttcggctcaggtcatgatctcagggttctgggatcaggctctgggccctgggctctgggctccgggctccacactcagcgctcgaggatttctctccctctcctgccccacccaCAACTCAGGCACGTGTGGGCTAgctcgctcacactctctctgtaaaataaacatatctttaaaaaaatgccttctATCTGAAAAATTAAAGGTACACTATTACACTTTTAACTCTTAATCTACGTAAGCCATTTCTAACTAGCAGGTATTTCTATATTCAAGTTTTTAATGTCTGACCTTTAAAACTTGCTAGTTTTAGGGTgcctgtggctcagtcggttgggcctctgactcttgattttggctcaggttgtgatctcagggtcctgagagtgagaccacccctcccccccatcagactccatgctctgGAGGGAgtttgcttaggattctctctctccggctccctgcccccacctgccccctcacACGTCCAcacctgtgtgctctctctctaaaataaataaataaatctttaaagaaaaaaaaaaatcttctagtTTTAAACCTTCAATTTCTTCTACGGGGGAAAAAAGTGAGAAGTATTCTCATCTAACTACTTTAAATATGGTATTGACTTGCAAACCAATATTCtattctataaatggaatccttAATTCTTACTCACGTCTTATTCTTAAAACATAACACTTTCtggataaggaaagaaaaagccttACATGTCTTTCCTTTCACTAGAATTTAATATGACACTAGGACAGACAAAGTCTAAGAGAAAAAGCCAATTACAAATGTACTGGGGTGGAAGAAAGGGCGTCAAATACTACCTTCCTGAAATTACTTCTGGTGCAGCATAGTTGGGTGAGCCGCAACTTGTTCTTAAGAATTCACCATCTGACATCATGTTTGAAAGACCTGAAAACGCACAAAACCATCTATTCAAGACTTCccaaggacaaaaataaaaacaaaactccattGAACAGTAAAATTGAGTTTGCACTGAAGTGATAAATCATCATTTTGTCCTTTGCTACAACAAATTCTGTCTTTACTGTTCCCAAATATTTTGCCATTATGCCCTAAAATTTGTAATCTATTTCAACATTTAAAGTTAGTGCTTTACTGGAATATGATGAGTATATATTAAGCTACTGGTTATTCTCTTACAAGAATAAACTTggcatatttaaatttattagtaCAGAAACTACTAGGGAAAAAAACGTACAACAGATGAGTAGAAGAATTAAAATTCAACGTTTCTATTAACCTCTgttctgattctttaaaaaataaaaaacagtaacttTGAATATCAAAGTTTCCTCATAGTTTTACTCCAGGAAGAAACCTCTGCCTCCTCAAAAATGAACTGGATAAAAATTATCACaccaggagcgcctggctggctcagttgccaGCACACAGCTCTTATTCTCAGGACCGTGAGTTCAAGCGCCagtttgggtatagagattatttaaaaataaaatctttaaaaaaaaaaaacaaaaaaacaaatagtcaTCATTATGACAACTGAGGAATAAGGAAGTCAAATAATTTAGTCAGTTACAACAGAAGTAGCAAACCCGTAGCTCAGAGCTGACAGGCAGTGCTCAATGAATCTCTAtagattaaaatacatatatcccGAAGTGAGGAAAATAGTTCTAACAATCTCCTCTGATTTGAACTGAAGCTAAGCGAAAGAGAGTTGCAGAGATTCATTTTCTTAGATTTAATAATGTCAGCTGCAACttacacagaaaataaaggaaaaataagttcatttttgaaaatcaaaataatgtTCCTCCAAGCTGAATTATGCTTTTCTATCATTCAAAatattgtacttttttaaaaaataattttgttattttaatttactttctggCTTTCAGAGCTTGAGTAACTCCATTCCAGTCTCTTTCCTCTTGCTCTATACTTGATCAAAAGAACACACTAGAAACAAGGTTACTAACTTTTTCACAAACAATAGTCTCAAATCGAATGATGCTCTGAAGGCTGCCAACTTAAATTATTTGCCTCCTGTCAGCTCAATTTTAAAGACATAAAGCTAAAAAGAGAATTCcttatctcttctcctttttgTATGCTCATAGACAAAATGGCGAGGATACACTATTTTGGGGTACCCGATCCATTGCACAGAAGTAAAAGTTATCTGAAGGATGCTACTGATGTTTGTTGAGCATAATGAATATGTGAAACTGTAAGAATCTCCTTACCAAAATCAGCTATCTTTGCATTCATGTGTGCATCAAGCAGGACATTTTCAGGTTTCAGATCTCTATGGACCACCATATGCCTGTGACAGTAATCCACACCAGAAAGGATCTGTTGAAACAGACGCCGACTTTCTTTCTCATCCAGCTAAGAAAAGTAGAGAGGCATTTTAAAGGTGTgttttttcagaagaaattctTCTACCTACAATTCTCCAAACTATAAGACTGTCAAAATGCATGAAACCTTCCAAATGAACCTCATCCTGAGATACTTTTGAAATGGGGAGGAGACGGATATATACAGCACAAAATGCTAAGAGGATCTTGGAACCGAAATCAGTAACTCAACTTTCTGTTACCACTTTGTGACTACATTGTAACAGCTTGCTTTCCTCTATATTTCATGAGCTATGTCAAATAGTTTCAATTTCTACTTGAAACTAGATGTGTTTTCTCCTATAAATTGGAAATGTTTAATCCTCCattcctttaacaaatatttattgaacatcttcaATGCGCCATGCACTGTTTAGACACTCAAGATACAGCAATGAATAAGACAAAGGCCCTAATCTAGCTGATGaaaatagacaataaataaatataacatcaAGGAGTGTTTTGAAGAAATATAAAGCAGAATAAGGGCACAGAGAATTATGTTGGGGTAGATGATATTATTTTAGACTATATGAGGAAGTAACATTCAAGATTTTTAGTGAATTAGCAAGCAATCAAATTATATGTcctgaaataaagacattttagttttaacaaaagaaaaacctttattcatttgttttataaaatataaaaagcatgtATCTTTAGTCTGTTTTCTGAAAATAGTTATCTTATGTAGcaactaacatttttaaaaatattctttaaaaacttctcactcaaaacaaaaacaaaaacaaacttctcaTTCATGCACATTTCttgtttcatgattttttttcccaaaagtcaTAACCATTACTTGGATGAGCCTGCACCaagaagtcacatttaaaaaacagcCTATTAATTCTCTAGACAAAGGACTCTAACATGCAATTCTCTAACAGAGGCCACAAATTAGCATTCTAAAACCAGACTTCTACACTTCACATGGCATGGACAATCTAGGAGAAAAGATAAACTAGTAATTTCTtttgaaagcaaaattaaactactaaAGTACTATGAGATACCCTTCCTCTAGAGAAAATAACAATGTGTTAGCAATCTCATTTATTCCTAGAAGAAATGTAGGTTCACTTTTTAATACAACTTTATATCAAAtatactaaaggaaaaaaagaatgtatcctaaatgtgaaagaaaacttaactgattaaacaaaatataataggTAAACTAAACAggctacaaaaattaaaattatactatATTGACAATACAGTAAAAAAGATGAAGGAGGAGAAGTCTACAAAGGAATATTAGAAAAGTTAAAGCATATTTCCAGTTAAACATGGCAGATTGAACCTTTTGTCACAGTTTGAAACATCACTAAAATGACAGCATATAAAgacaaaaagagcaagagaagtgACAACAGTCATCAAGAGGagttgatgggcattaaggagggcacttgatgtaatgagcactgggtgttatacagaactgatcaatcactaaattctacccctgaaactaataatacactatatgttaactaaattgaatttaaataaaaaatttaaaaagaaaaaaagaggaatcacCAAACTGTAGAATGGATGAACAGTGATAAAGACTTCACCAAACAGAGAGTGCAGAAACCTAAGCCCACAGGGGT
This region of Ursus arctos isolate Adak ecotype North America unplaced genomic scaffold, UrsArc2.0 scaffold_15, whole genome shotgun sequence genomic DNA includes:
- the PRKAA1 gene encoding 5'-AMP-activated protein kinase catalytic subunit alpha-1 isoform X5; this translates as MVMEYVSGGELFDYICKNGRKSDVPGVVRTGSMKELDEKESRRLFQQILSGVDYCHRHMVVHRDLKPENVLLDAHMNAKIADFGLSNMMSDGEFLRTSCGSPNYAAPEVISGRLYAGPEVDIWSSGVILYALLCGTLPFDDDHVPTLFKKICDGIFYTPQYLNPSVISLLKHMLQVDPMKRATIKDIREHEWFKQDLPKYLFPEDPSYSSTMIDDEALKEVCEKFECSEEEVLSCLYNRNHQDPLAVAYHLIIDNRRIMNEAKDFYLATSPPDSFLDDHHFTRPHPERVPFLVAETPRARHTLDELNPQKSKHQGVRKAKWHLGIRSQSRPNDIMAEVCRAIKQLDYEWKVVNPYYLRVRRKNPVTSTYSKMSLQLYQVDSRTYLLDFRSIDDEITEAKSGTATPQRSGSVSNYRSCQRNDSDAEAQGKSSEASLTSSVTSLDSSPVDLTPRPGSHTIEFFEMCANLIKILAQ
- the PRKAA1 gene encoding 5'-AMP-activated protein kinase catalytic subunit alpha-1 isoform X2, coding for MRRLSSWRKMATAEKQKHDGRVKIGHYILGDTLGVGTFGKVKVGKHELTGHKVAVKILNRQKIRSLDVVGKIRREIQNLKLFRHPHIIKLYQVISTPSDIFMVMEYVSGGELFDYICKNGRLDEKESRRLFQQILSGVDYCHRHMVVHRDLKPENVLLDAHMNAKIADFGLSNMMSDGEFLRTSCGSPNYAAPEVISGRLYAGPEVDIWSSGVILYALLCGTLPFDDDHVPTLFKKICDGIFYTPQYLNPSVISLLKHMLQVDPMKRATIKDIREHEWFKQDLPKYLFPEDPSYSSTMIDDEALKEVCEKFECSEEEVLSCLYNRNHQDPLAVAYHLIIDNRRIMNEAKDFYLATSPPDSFLDDHHFTRPHPERVPFLVAETPRARHTLDELNPQKSKHQGVRKAKWHLGIRSQSRPNDIMAEVCRAIKQLDYEWKVVNPYYLRVRRKNPVTSTYSKMSLQLYQVDSRTYLLDFRSIDDEITEAKSGTATPQRSGSVSNYRSCQRNDSDAEAQGKSSEASLTSSVTSLDSSPVDLTPRPGSHTIEFFEMCANLIKILAQ
- the PRKAA1 gene encoding 5'-AMP-activated protein kinase catalytic subunit alpha-1 isoform X1; the encoded protein is MRRLSSWRKMATAEKQKHDGRVKIGHYILGDTLGVGTFGKVKVGKHELTGHKVAVKILNRQKIRSLDVVGKIRREIQNLKLFRHPHIIKLYQVISTPSDIFMVMEYVSGGELFDYICKNGRKSDVPGVVRTGSMKELDEKESRRLFQQILSGVDYCHRHMVVHRDLKPENVLLDAHMNAKIADFGLSNMMSDGEFLRTSCGSPNYAAPEVISGRLYAGPEVDIWSSGVILYALLCGTLPFDDDHVPTLFKKICDGIFYTPQYLNPSVISLLKHMLQVDPMKRATIKDIREHEWFKQDLPKYLFPEDPSYSSTMIDDEALKEVCEKFECSEEEVLSCLYNRNHQDPLAVAYHLIIDNRRIMNEAKDFYLATSPPDSFLDDHHFTRPHPERVPFLVAETPRARHTLDELNPQKSKHQGVRKAKWHLGIRSQSRPNDIMAEVCRAIKQLDYEWKVVNPYYLRVRRKNPVTSTYSKMSLQLYQVDSRTYLLDFRSIDDEITEAKSGTATPQRSGSVSNYRSCQRNDSDAEAQGKSSEASLTSSVTSLDSSPVDLTPRPGSHTIEFFEMCANLIKILAQ
- the PRKAA1 gene encoding 5'-AMP-activated protein kinase catalytic subunit alpha-1 isoform X4 — protein: MNPSIGKHELTGHKVAVKILNRQKIRSLDVVGKIRREIQNLKLFRHPHIIKLYQVISTPSDIFMVMEYVSGGELFDYICKNGRLDEKESRRLFQQILSGVDYCHRHMVVHRDLKPENVLLDAHMNAKIADFGLSNMMSDGEFLRTSCGSPNYAAPEVISGRLYAGPEVDIWSSGVILYALLCGTLPFDDDHVPTLFKKICDGIFYTPQYLNPSVISLLKHMLQVDPMKRATIKDIREHEWFKQDLPKYLFPEDPSYSSTMIDDEALKEVCEKFECSEEEVLSCLYNRNHQDPLAVAYHLIIDNRRIMNEAKDFYLATSPPDSFLDDHHFTRPHPERVPFLVAETPRARHTLDELNPQKSKHQGVRKAKWHLGIRSQSRPNDIMAEVCRAIKQLDYEWKVVNPYYLRVRRKNPVTSTYSKMSLQLYQVDSRTYLLDFRSIDDEITEAKSGTATPQRSGSVSNYRSCQRNDSDAEAQGKSSEASLTSSVTSLDSSPVDLTPRPGSHTIEFFEMCANLIKILAQ
- the PRKAA1 gene encoding 5'-AMP-activated protein kinase catalytic subunit alpha-1 isoform X6, whose protein sequence is MVVHRDLKPENVLLDAHMNAKIADFGLSNMMSDGEFLRTSCGSPNYAAPEVISGRLYAGPEVDIWSSGVILYALLCGTLPFDDDHVPTLFKKICDGIFYTPQYLNPSVISLLKHMLQVDPMKRATIKDIREHEWFKQDLPKYLFPEDPSYSSTMIDDEALKEVCEKFECSEEEVLSCLYNRNHQDPLAVAYHLIIDNRRIMNEAKDFYLATSPPDSFLDDHHFTRPHPERVPFLVAETPRARHTLDELNPQKSKHQGVRKAKWHLGIRSQSRPNDIMAEVCRAIKQLDYEWKVVNPYYLRVRRKNPVTSTYSKMSLQLYQVDSRTYLLDFRSIDDEITEAKSGTATPQRSGSVSNYRSCQRNDSDAEAQGKSSEASLTSSVTSLDSSPVDLTPRPGSHTIEFFEMCANLIKILAQ
- the PRKAA1 gene encoding 5'-AMP-activated protein kinase catalytic subunit alpha-1 isoform X3, translating into MNPSIGKHELTGHKVAVKILNRQKIRSLDVVGKIRREIQNLKLFRHPHIIKLYQVISTPSDIFMVMEYVSGGELFDYICKNGRKSDVPGVVRTGSMKELDEKESRRLFQQILSGVDYCHRHMVVHRDLKPENVLLDAHMNAKIADFGLSNMMSDGEFLRTSCGSPNYAAPEVISGRLYAGPEVDIWSSGVILYALLCGTLPFDDDHVPTLFKKICDGIFYTPQYLNPSVISLLKHMLQVDPMKRATIKDIREHEWFKQDLPKYLFPEDPSYSSTMIDDEALKEVCEKFECSEEEVLSCLYNRNHQDPLAVAYHLIIDNRRIMNEAKDFYLATSPPDSFLDDHHFTRPHPERVPFLVAETPRARHTLDELNPQKSKHQGVRKAKWHLGIRSQSRPNDIMAEVCRAIKQLDYEWKVVNPYYLRVRRKNPVTSTYSKMSLQLYQVDSRTYLLDFRSIDDEITEAKSGTATPQRSGSVSNYRSCQRNDSDAEAQGKSSEASLTSSVTSLDSSPVDLTPRPGSHTIEFFEMCANLIKILAQ